Within Ferroacidibacillus organovorans, the genomic segment ACGGTAAGTGAACACGTGAATGCCGAGCAGTTAGCGCGATTGCCTGATCTTGGATTTCGTTTCAAACGCCGAATGAACGAGGTGCATCGTTTTGCGGAAGATTGGAGCGAAGTGCGTCCCGAATGGGGGCTGGCGCGTAACGCCGCCTTTATCATCGGCACCCGGCGATTGACCGAAGCGTGCGACTTGGACGGGAGAGTCTTTTTGCACACCTACGACTGGCAAAAGGATGATAATGGCACCTTGCTTTCGAACATTATCGCGGGTCCAGTAACCGTGGCTCAGTGGATAAACCTGCAGTATTATGGATCGACTGTTGCACCGTATTATTACGGTAGCGGGAACAAAGCGACACAAACTGTGACAGCGGGTGTTGGTGTCATGCAGGGGAATGCAAGTGATTTGTTAATTGGACTTCCCTGGCAATCCGTCATGAAAACCGACGAAGCGTTCTATCACGCACCTTTGCGGTTGTTGGTGGTCATCGAGGCGCCGGATCAATATGTGGAGCGATTGCTGGCCCACGATGCCGCATTCCGCCAAAAGGTTGAAAATGGCTGGATTCGGCTTGCGATGATTGATCCGGAAGGAAACTGGGAGAGTTGGTTTTAAATACGAGCTTCTCTGGCTAATCAAAAATCACAATAGAGGTAGGAACTTATGAATAAATCAAAGGGTATGGTCGAGTCCGAAATCAGCAAAGCTGTAACACAATGGGAGAAAGATTATCTCGGGCGTGGATCTCTGACAGTTAAATCAGACATTTTACGCGATATGATTATTGTTACATTGCGCGGAATCTTAACCCCTGCTGAATATGTCCTGTGTAGTGATAAAGAAGGATTGTTATCGATAAAGAGGACTCGAACAAGTCTGGTGGAATCGGGTATTGCGGACTTGAAGGAGATGATTACTAATATTGTCGGGTTTGAGGTATTGAGTTTTCATACGGATCTTAGCACTCGTTCTGGGGAGCGCGTCATGGTTTTTAGGTTGTCAGGTGATTTGTCGAGTACGTTTTCATAGAAAATCGGAATCCGTAATTTCTAAATAATTTACTATTCCACCAAGAAGAGGAGGTATCTTTATGTATTTCGATGGGAACAAAAAGGCGTTGTTCTTGACTGGAATGGATCAAGAATTGCAACCATTGCTACAACGTGCAACTGAGATCAAGCCGGAAAACGTGATGATGTTACAAACATACGGACCGGAAATTTCCCAACCCTATGGCGATCTCATGCGAGATATCATCGTTGCTGTATATCAGGAGAAGGTTGAGGATATTTTCGTGGTAGGGATAAAAGGGGAGCAGCGGAATGCCGTGAACATGCGTGAGTTACAAAATAAGATCTGTGAACAGGAAGAAAAAAAGGAGGAAATCAAGACAATCGATTTCGTGCTTAAACATTGTGTGCCGGAATTTCCAGGCGTTTCTCTTAATGAATGGTTAGAAGGCAGCACATCCGTGATCGAGGGTCTACAAAAGAGTGTTCAATTTCTTCGTGATCATCCTTTGATACCAACTGATCTTAGCGTGTACGGATTATTAATGGACAAGGAGAGTGGTGAACTAATCGAAATTCAGGCACCTTAATGAGTGGACGAATGGGGCGATGTACCCATTCAATGCACGATCATCCGCGTGGAGTTACCGAGGATGAGTTTTCCGGGTAGCGTTTGAGAGGCATGGTCATCCGTTGATTCTTTCTCGATCTGTGCCCAGAGGCTTTCAACGGCGAGTGTGCCCATGGCCCATTGGTCTTGACGGATGTGTGTAAAGTGCCAAGGTGTTGTTTTGGGGCAAGGACCATCGAATGTTGCGATCGCCATGTCATCGGGTACACGGTAGCCGAGGCTGTTGCAGGCTTCATAGGCGTACATCGCAAAGTTGTATTCGGCGGCCACAACGGCGGTCACGTTCTTGTGTGACTTGAAGAATGCCTCCGTGAGCGGTACACATTGATCCATGTACTCATGATCGCGATTGTCTAATTCTGTTTCTGAAAGGATCGCGGGGCAGAGTTCCTGTGCGATAGATAGGTTTGCATCGCGATGCGCCGCGGCGTAGCTGCATAGCGATCTTCTAGTGTGGCGGTTCCATCAATCGCGTGCGCAAGAAAAGCGATATTTCGGTGCCCGCATTGAAGCAGATGCTCTGTGAGAAGATAAGCGGCCATGCGGTTGTCAGTTGTAAAGGACGGGATTGGAATTCGCGGTAGGAGACGGTCGACAAGTACGACTGGGAATTTTTCAAGTGAGAGTCTCAGTATCTCAGGGTTATAATATTTGCCGTTCACAGGATAGACGATCAGTCCTTTAACGCCGAGCTCCAAAAGACGCCGAATCGCCTCTTGTTCGCGATCGGGATCCCCATACGTACGCTCGACAATTAAGAAACCTCCACGCTTTGAAACGGCGCACTCAATACCTGAAAACAGTTCGATCCCATAGGTATCTCTGAAGTTTGGCACGACATAACCAATAGGTTTTGGCGATGACTCAGCTAATTCCCCTGGCGTCTCTTCCTTGTTGAATGCGAGTTTGCGCACGAATGTCCCCTTCCCGCGAATGCGAACAATCAAGCCCTGTTCCGATAAAATCTGCAGGGCGCGTGTCGTCGTGATGCGACTGACCCCATAACGCTGTGACAAAACAGGTTCCGGCGGCAAAGATTCCCCTGATGCAATTTTTCCTGACAGAATTTCGTCTCGCAACAGAAGATAGATTTTTTCATAAAGCGGGGATTCGATCGCCACTGTGTTCACTCCGTAGTTTTTCGTCGTGTAATCAGTCTATTACCTATATTTATTATAATGTTTAATTTTCTTTGTCACCGCAGAAAAATAGAAAATATTTTTTGAAAAATCATATTAATCATATTGACTTAGACAATTTGGTGGCATAACACTAGAGCTAGATTCAAAGAAAGCGTTACCATCCAATGAATCTAGGGGGCATATGAATGGAGAAAAAAACAAAGGCAGTGCTTGCCGTCGTTTCACTATTGGCGACAGGATCGCTTCTCGCAAATTTTGTCGTTCTCTCGGCAAACGCGACGTCGGTAAAGCGAAGCCCATTTGCAGGCAAGACGATCACCATTGCCTATCAGCAGTTTGGCGGTGGACATCAAACGCAGATCTGGTTGTCTTCTGTTCGGGGACAGTTTCAGAAAATATATCCGGGCTCAAAGATCGTGTTGGAACCGATCAACGCGTCTGAGAACGAGTATTACACAAAGCTTGATCTCATGAACCAGTCTGCCAAGACTGCGCCGGACATCATGGTCGAGGATACCTTTTTGGTAAATTCGGATGCGAGCGCGGGGTACCTGATGCCAATGAACAAATTTGTAAATAGCTGGCCCGCATGGAAGAGGGATTTCTATCCTGCGATGCAAAAGGCGGCAGAATCGACCAATGGAACGGTGTACGGTGTGCCGTTTAATACAGATACACGTGGACTTTGGTATGACAAACCGTTGTTTAAAAAAGTTGGTTTGCCGGTTCCCTGGCAGCCGCACTCGTGGGCGAACATTTTGCAGGCAGCGCGAACGATCAAAGCCAAAGCTCCCGGCGTGACACCGCTCTGGTTCTACAGCGGAAAACCGATGGGCGAGGCATCCACGATGCAAGGATTTGAAATGCTTCTCTATGGAACACACAATACACTTTTTGACAGCAAGACAAAGCGCTGGGTGGTGTCTTCTCCTGGATTTTTAAACTCGCTCAATTTTGTAAAAACGATCTTCACGCAGAATTTGGCGGAACCGTTGCAGAATGCTTTAACACCAGAGTCGTCGACGATCGCAACTCAACAATTAATGCCTAAGCAGAAAGTAGGAATTTTGCTGGATGGTGTATGGGAGTACAGCAACTGGCTTCCGACAGGACCTGCGCCGTGGCCGAAGTGGAACAGCGTATATGGTGTGGCAAAAATGCCCGACCAAAATGGTGATGGCTATACGTCGATGAGTGGCGGCTGGACGCTCTCCATTTCATCCAAAACAAAAAACGCGCAAATGGCATGGGACTTCATCAAGCTAGCCTGTAACAAAAACAATATGCTGCATATTGACTTGATGGATGCGAACGTCACTCCGCGCAAGGATGTGGCCGCGATGCCAGCTTACAAATCTGCAGGCCACGGGATTTTAAGTCGATTTGCTTCGTTTAATGCATTTACACATTTTCGACCAGCGTTCGCTCAGTATCCGTCGATTTCAAATGACATTCAAAACGCAATGGAAAATGTCATGACAGGTAGTGTGAGCCCTGCACAAGCCATGCAGCAGTATGCACAGCAGGTTACGAATTACGTGGGAAAAGCGCATGTCACATCGGTGAAATGATGATTTTTCGCTGCGGACGGACTGTGTGGCCTGCCGCAGCGCGCTCACTTGACCCTGAAAGGGGAAGACCATGGCTACGGCGATACCCATTCAAACGTCTTCGCTCTCTCAACGAAAGTCAAAGCGCCCCCTTTGGCGGGCACTTCTCTTTCTCGCGCCTGCGGTGATTGTCATGATGATCTTTTATTTTGGCCCTGTTCTCTGGACGTTTTATATCTCGTTTACAAACGTCGCGCTTACGGGACCCACTGCCACCCACTACCAATTCACGGGGCTTCGAAATTTTCAATTGATGTTTGGAAGCGGTAGCTTTTGGCAGGCCGTTCTTATTTCGCTCTGGTATTTCATCGGTTCCGCATTGATCGGGCAAACCGTTTTGGGCCTTCTGCTCGCACTTCTCATGCAAAGAGCCAATCCGGTGGTGCGCGCCGCTGTGGGGGCTGTCGTGATCGCTGCTTGGGTGATTCCTGAGATTGTGAAGGCATTCACCTGGTTCGCTTTTCTCAGCCAGAATGGAACGTTGAACACCGTGCTTCAGTCTATGGGGATCGCCAATCCTCCCGCGTGGCTCTTCACGCAGCCCTTGCTTGCGGTCATCATCGCCAACACCTGGGCGGGCACCGCATTTTCCATGATGGTTTACTCGGCGGCGCTTAGCAGCGTGCCAAACGAACTTATTGAAGCGGCGAAAATGGATGGGGCTACGTTTTGGCAGGTACTCTTTCGCATTGTACTCCCCGTGATCAAGAATTCGATCATGACAAACACGATTCTCATCACATTGCAAACGCTCGGCGATTTTACCCTGATCTATGCCATGACTGGCGGTGGGCCAGGGACGCAAACGTCCGTTCTTCCTGTCTTTATGTATCAGCAAGCGTTTTCCTTTTATCAACTGGGCTATGGTAGCGCGATTTCTCTCATTCTACTCTTGATGGGCATCATCGCGTCCTTGCTTTACATCCGCTTATTAAACGTCGATCTTTAATTGGGTTTGGGGGAATCGCAGATGACAGCCCGTGTGATCATCAGCAAAGGTGTGATAAATCTCATTTTGATCGTAATCGGAATTCTTTTTGTAGTTCCTCTGCTCTGGGTCATCACGGCGGCCTTCTCGCAAAACGCCTCTTTGTCTGTGCAGTGGCCACAACCGTTTAGCCTGGAGAGTTTCAACCAGGTGTTAACCGCTTCTAATGGCTTTGCTTTTCTCAACAGTTTTTACTTGTCAATCGGCACAGCGGTTGCGACAGTCCTTATCGCGACAGTCGCAGCGTACCCACTTTCGAGGTACCAGTTGCGCTTTAAAAAACCCTTTCTCTACACCATTCTTTTCGCGACAGGTCTGCCAATCACGGCGATGATGGTTCCCGTTTATGAGGTATACAACGCGCTTGGTCTTGTAGACTCCCTCTTTTGGACAGGGACATTTCTTGTCGCATCGTCCCTGCCTTTTGCAATTTGGATGATGAAGAACTTTATGGATAGTGTCCCCACAGAGCTTGAGGAGGCGGCCTGGGTCGATGGGGCGTCTGTGTTGGGGAGTTTGCTGCGCGTCATTCTACCACTCATGCGTCCCGGTTTGGCGGCGGTTGGCATTTTTATCTTTGTCGGCGCTTGGGGTAATTTTTTTGTCCCTTTTGTGCTAATTCAAAGCTCGAACTTGGACCCTGCCGCCGTGACTATCTATCAGTTTTTTTCTGAGTATGGCATGGTGGCGTACGGTCAATTGGCGGCCTATTCGATTCTCTACACAATCCCGGTGGTGGTGCTTTACATTTTCTCATCACGTTGGTTAGGTGGAGCATTCAATTTTGGTGGCGCAGTCAAAGGATGAGACCGGCGCATTTGGGCTTGAAAAGGGGGTGATGAATCGGCGCGGTCTGGAAAGGCTGTCCATTTTTTGGGAGAAGGGATTTGATTACCATGAGTTATGCAGTTGTCCCCAATAATTGGGTATTGGTAGGTTCAAACCATGAGTTATGCAGTTGCTGTATAAATTTGGATCTCTATTTTTGTGTAAAGTTTATGAAATCACAAT encodes:
- a CDS encoding GntR family transcriptional regulator, encoding MAIESPLYEKIYLLLRDEILSGKIASGESLPPEPVLSQRYGVSRITTTRALQILSEQGLIVRIRGKGTFVRKLAFNKEETPGELAESSPKPIGYVVPNFRDTYGIELFSGIECAVSKRGGFLIVERTYGDPDREQEAIRRLLELGVKGLIVYPVNGKYYNPEILRLSLEKFPVVLVDRLLPRIPIPSFTTDNRMAAYLLTEHLLQCGHRNIAFLAHAIDGTATLEDRYAATPRRIAMQTYLSHRNSAPRSFQKQN
- a CDS encoding carbohydrate ABC transporter permease — translated: MATAIPIQTSSLSQRKSKRPLWRALLFLAPAVIVMMIFYFGPVLWTFYISFTNVALTGPTATHYQFTGLRNFQLMFGSGSFWQAVLISLWYFIGSALIGQTVLGLLLALLMQRANPVVRAAVGAVVIAAWVIPEIVKAFTWFAFLSQNGTLNTVLQSMGIANPPAWLFTQPLLAVIIANTWAGTAFSMMVYSAALSSVPNELIEAAKMDGATFWQVLFRIVLPVIKNSIMTNTILITLQTLGDFTLIYAMTGGGPGTQTSVLPVFMYQQAFSFYQLGYGSAISLILLLMGIIASLLYIRLLNVDL
- a CDS encoding DUF2294 domain-containing protein, translated to MNKSKGMVESEISKAVTQWEKDYLGRGSLTVKSDILRDMIIVTLRGILTPAEYVLCSDKEGLLSIKRTRTSLVESGIADLKEMITNIVGFEVLSFHTDLSTRSGERVMVFRLSGDLSSTFS
- a CDS encoding carbohydrate ABC transporter permease, which translates into the protein MTARVIISKGVINLILIVIGILFVVPLLWVITAAFSQNASLSVQWPQPFSLESFNQVLTASNGFAFLNSFYLSIGTAVATVLIATVAAYPLSRYQLRFKKPFLYTILFATGLPITAMMVPVYEVYNALGLVDSLFWTGTFLVASSLPFAIWMMKNFMDSVPTELEEAAWVDGASVLGSLLRVILPLMRPGLAAVGIFIFVGAWGNFFVPFVLIQSSNLDPAAVTIYQFFSEYGMVAYGQLAAYSILYTIPVVVLYIFSSRWLGGAFNFGGAVKG
- a CDS encoding extracellular solute-binding protein; the encoded protein is MEKKTKAVLAVVSLLATGSLLANFVVLSANATSVKRSPFAGKTITIAYQQFGGGHQTQIWLSSVRGQFQKIYPGSKIVLEPINASENEYYTKLDLMNQSAKTAPDIMVEDTFLVNSDASAGYLMPMNKFVNSWPAWKRDFYPAMQKAAESTNGTVYGVPFNTDTRGLWYDKPLFKKVGLPVPWQPHSWANILQAARTIKAKAPGVTPLWFYSGKPMGEASTMQGFEMLLYGTHNTLFDSKTKRWVVSSPGFLNSLNFVKTIFTQNLAEPLQNALTPESSTIATQQLMPKQKVGILLDGVWEYSNWLPTGPAPWPKWNSVYGVAKMPDQNGDGYTSMSGGWTLSISSKTKNAQMAWDFIKLACNKNNMLHIDLMDANVTPRKDVAAMPAYKSAGHGILSRFASFNAFTHFRPAFAQYPSISNDIQNAMENVMTGSVSPAQAMQQYAQQVTNYVGKAHVTSVK
- a CDS encoding substrate-binding domain-containing protein, which encodes MDQCVPLTEAFFKSHKNVTAVVAAEYNFAMYAYEACNSLGYRVPDDMAIATFDGPCPKTTPWHFTHIRQDQWAMGTLAVESLWAQIEKESTDDHASQTLPGKLILGNSTRMIVH